TCAGGGAAAACCTGGCGCAGGGAAAATATCTCAACGCGGACGCCGAACGCTACGGCTATGCCGTGGCCCTGCTGCGCACACGCCAGCTCGCGACCGCGCGCACGGAGATCGGCAAGCTCGTGGCCCGGCAGCCGGGCCGGATCTCCTACCGCATACTCCAGGCAGAGACCGAGATGGCGGCCGGAAATTTTAAACAGGCGCTGGCCGTTTACGCCGATGCCTACGCCAAAACCCCCGGAGACGCACCACTTGCCAATTACTACGCCAGTGCGCTGCTCAAGACCGGGAAATACCGTCAGGCCAGGGATCTGCTCAAAACCGCCCTGCAACGGCGGCCGGAAGATCCGGAGTTGTACCGGATGCTGGCACAGGCCGCCGGCGACATCGGAACCAAATTCGAGGCCCACAAGGCCATGGCCGAGCACTACTATCTGAGCGGGAATCCCCATGCCGCGATCGAGCAACTGCAGCTGGCAGCCCGATTCGCGGGGGACAGTTTTTATCTGCAATCCGGCATCGAGGCCAGGATAGCCGCCATCAAGGAAGAAATTGCTCTCTACCAGACTAAATAAAAATAAGGAATACTTTTCGGTGACGACGCGTCTAAAACTACCGGTTTCACATCACTCGTAATTCTGCGTGCCTGGCAAGCGGGGCTACATTAACAGATGCTTATTTAGCTTGAATGATGGCTACCGGAATCATAAGAAAGGGGCTTGTCATTCCCGGAGAGAAAGGTATCCTGATTTGCCCTGTCACGGGGAATGGTCAGAAATTTTCCGATAACTTTGCCCGAGATATCTGTTCCTTGCCATCGAATCAATTCGCATCAACCAACAACGCATCGTTCAACAGACAACAGCAGGAGGAGCAATGCAGAAAATTACCCACATCGTATTAACCGGCACCGCCACGGTGTTGCTGGGGCTGGGCACGTTGCTGGCCGCGCCGGCGGTGCTGGCGGCGGGCAAGGCGCCGGATTCCAAGGTGTGCAACGACAAGGACAACCCGCCCAAGGATGCCGTGACACAGGGTGGATGCATCGTGCTCAACCGCACCAAGGGCAATTGCATGGGTTGCCACGAAATCGCCGGAACCTCCTCCGGCAACATCGCCACCAAAATGGAAAATGTGGCGAAGCGCTGGCCCGACAAGGCCAAGCTGCGCGAGCAGATTTACGATGCCTCCAAGGCCAATCCCAATACCGTCATGCCGCCATTCGGTCGTCACAATATCCTGACGCCCGACGAAATCGACAAGGTCGTGGAATTCGTTCTGACGTTATGACGTCCATCTTGCGCGCCCAGGCGACACATTTCTGCCTGGCTAATGAAATCATTCAAATACCGGAGGACCCCGTGACTCACCTTCCCCGCCGTCTGTTCCTCAAGAACACCCTCGCCACCGCCGTACTGGTCGGTGTCGGCAGCGCCGGCCTGTTCCGCCCCGGCTGGGCCCTCGCCGCCGAATGGCCCAAGGACGCCTTCGCCGCCAAGCAGCTCGACGAAGCCATCCGCGCCGTCTTCGGCCCCGGGGCCCCAAGCCCCTCAACCGCCGTCAAGCTGCGGGTCCCGACCCAGGCCGAAAACAGCGCCCAGGTCCAGATCCAGGTCCTGGCCGAGATGCCCAACGTCGAGGCCATCGCCGTGTTCGTCGAAAAGAACCCCTCCCCCCTGGTGGCCCACGCCAGCTTCAGTGGCGCCGAAGGCTACTTCTCGGCCCGCATGAAGATGGGCCAGACCTCGGACGTGGTCGCCGTGGTCAAGGCCGGTGGCAAGCTCTACAGCGCCAAGCAGAACGTGAAGGTGACGGTGGGTGGGTGCGGGGGTTGACCCCGGAAACGGTAAACGAATATTGCTGAGGAAAAACACATGGCAGACATACAGACGAAAATCCGTACCAAAACCCAGGGCGACATGACCGACGTCCTGGTGCTGATTGATCACCCGATGGAAACCGGACAGCGTCCGGATCCCAAGGACAAGGACAAGAAAGTCCCGGCACACTACATCCAGAAGCTGAACTTCTCCCTGAACGGCAAGGAAATCGCTTCCACCGATCTTGGCCCGGCGGTGTCGAAAGACCCGCTGATCGGGATCAAGCTCAAGGGCGTCAAGCCCGGTGACAAGATCAAGGTCACCTGGAGCGACAACCAGGGGCAAAGCGGCAACGGCGAAGCCACCGCCGGCTGAACGAGGAGCGTCGCTTTATCGTCCGTGAATTCACCAAAAGGAGAACCCGCGATGAAAAAAATATTACTGATTCTGGCAGCCTTGGGTGTTGCCGCCGGAACCCTGTCGGCGGCCATGGCCGATCCGGCTTCCGACCTCAAGCAGTTCCAGGCCTTTTTCAAAAAGAAATTCCCCACGGTCCCGTTCGATCAGTACTCCAACGGCCTCTATGTCCTGCCAGGGATGGATGAATACCGCGAACAATGGACGCTGATCAACGAGTTCCCGCCCTACGAACTCGGGCTGTCCCTGGGCAAGAAGATGTGGGACACGCCGTTCAAGAACGGCAAGACCTACGCCAGTTGCTTCAAGAACGGCGGCAAAAACATTGCCCAAGGCTATCCCTACTGGGACGAAGCCACACAAAAGGTCCGCACCGCAGAAATGGATCTGATGGACTGTGCGCGCAGTAATGGTGAAAATTTCTCCTTCCTCAGCGCCGACCTCAGCAAGGATCAGGGGCCGCGGGTGCAGCTGGCTCAATTAACGGCCTACTTCTACTCGCTTTCGCAGGGGCAGCGCATCAAGATCGACCTTTCCAGCCCCGGCGCCGTGAAAGCCTACGAAGACGGCAAGAAGTTCTGGTGGCAACGCCGCGGGCAGCTCAATTTCGCCTGCTCCAATTGCCACATGGATCTGGCCGGCAAGAACTTCGGCGGCAACCAGCCGCTCAGCGCCGCGCTTGGCCACACCACCGCGTGGCCGGCCCAGCGTCTGGAATGGGGCCGCCTGGAAACCATTCACCAGCGCTATGCCACCTGCAATTCACAGGTGCGCGCCAAGCCCTTCAAGCACGGCAGCGAGATCTACAACCATCTTCAGCTGTACGAAACCTACATGAGCAGCGGCCTGCCCCTGACGGCGCCGGCCATGCGCAACTAGGAAAATCCGGATGTACGGAAACCCGGCGCGCTGTAACGCCGGGTTTTCTTTTCCGGCTGCCGGGGAATACGAGTTTGCTGCCGGACGTCTTAACAGAGTGCAGTCATCAAATGACGCAACCCCTGAAGTAAAACCTCTCCGATAAAAGCGTGATCCTATGAGCCTATCCCGACGCGAATTTCTGCAAATGCTTGCCATGGGGGCCGCCGCCGGCCTCGTTCTCGAAGGCGGTTTGAACGGCCGCAAGGCATTCGCCGGCGACAAAAAACCGGCCGATCTTTATGACGTGGCTCCGTTCGGAAATGTCACGCTGCTGCACATGACCGATTCCCACGCGCAGCTCATACCTACCTATTACCGCGAACCCAATATCAACATCGGTGTCGGCGCCGCGCGCGGGAAACCGCCGCACCTGGTCGGTGAGGCCCTGCTCAAACATTTCAATATCAAGCCGGGTTCGATCGAGGCACATGCCTTTACCTTCCTCGATTTCGAACAGGCCGCGCGCCGCTACGGCAAGGTCGGCGGTTACGCGCATCTTGCGACACTGGTGAAAAAACTGCGAGCCAGCCGTCCGGGCCGCACGCTGTTCCTTGACGGCGGTGACACCTGGCAGGGATCGGCCACGGCGCTGTGGACCAAGGGACAGGACATGGTGGACGCGCAGAAGCTGCTCGGCGTCGATATCATGACCGCGCACTGGGAATTCACCTACGGCGCCGAGCGCGTCAAGGAGATTGTCGAGAAAGACCTGAAAGGCCAGATCGAATTTCTGGCGCAAAATGTCAATGACGCCACCTGGGGCGAACTGATTTTCAAGCCTTATGTGATCCGCGAAATCAACAAGGTGCCGGTGGCGATCATCGGCCAGGCCTTCCCGTACACGCCGATCGCCAATCCGCGGTACATGATCCCGGACTGGAGCTTCGGCATCAACGACGACCACATGCAGAAAATGGTGGATGAGGTGCGCGCCAAAGGCGCGCAGGTGGTTGCGGTGCTGTCGCATAACGGCATGGACGTGGACCTCAAGATGGCCAGCCGCGTGCGCGGCATCGACGTCATTCTCGGCGGGCATACGCATGACGCCGTGCCGGCCCCGTCGCTGGTGAAAAACGCCGGCGGCCAGACGCTGGTCATCAACTCCGGCTCCAACAGCAAATATCTGGCGGTGCTCGATCTCGACGTCAGGAACGGCAAGGTGGCGGACTATCGCTTCAAAATGCTGCCGGTGTTCGCCAACCTGCTTCCGCCTGACAAGGAAATGACCGCCTACATCGAGAAAGTACGCGCGCCCTATGCCAGCAAGCTCGGTGAGAAACTCGCGGTGACGGAAGGACTGCTCTACCGGCGCGGGAATTTCAACGGTACCTTCGATCAACTGATCATCGATGCATTGCTGGCGGTGCAGGGTGCGGACATCGCCTTCTCACCCGGCTTCCGCTGGGGCACCACCCTGCTCCCGGGCGACGCCATCACCATGGAGCATCTCATGGACCAGACGGCGATTACCTATGCCACCGCCACCGTCAATCACCTCACCGGCGAGCAGATCAAGATCATCCTCGAGGACATCGCCGACAACCTGTACCACACCGATCCCTACTACCAGCAGGGCGGCGACATGGTGCGCGTCGGCGGCCTGCAATATACGCTCGACATCAACCAGACTCACGGCAAGCGCATCCAGAACCCGACCGTCAAGGGCAAACCGCTGGATGCCGGCAGGAAATACAAGGTCGCCGGCTGGGCCAGCGTCCAGCCGATCGAGCCCGGCAAACCGGTGTGGGATGTCGTTGCCGAATATCTGCGCGCGGCAAAAACCGTCCGCGTCGGCCAACCCTATATCCCCCGGCTCAAAGGTGCTTCCGGCAACCCCGGATACGCTGTCTGAGGCCTGCCGCCATCGCGCCGACAGCGCGGCGAGCGGTATCCGCGATTGTCCCGGCTAATTACTCGTAAATGAAGGCGGTCACCGCGGCGTACTGCCCGATACCCGTTACAGACGGGCCGGGTCAATAGCAAAAACGTTAATCCCTGAGGTAGAATGTCCCGCTTTTAGCAGCCTGAAGGAACTCAGCGATGTCCAAGAAGCACCCGATCATCTCCATCACCGGCTCGAGCGGCGCCGGTACCTCCACCGTCAAGGTTGCTTTCGAGCATATTTTCCGGCGCTCGCAGATCAACCCGGCGATCGTGGAGGGCGACAGCTTCCACCGTTATAACCGCGCCGAAATGCGGCAAGCGATGATCAAGGCCGAGGCCGAGGGCAATCGCAACTTCAGCCATTTCGGTCCCGAGGCCAACATTTTCGAGGAGCTGGAAAAACAGTTCAAGACCTACGGCGAGACCGGTACCGGCAAGAAACGCTACTACCTGCACAACGACGATGAAGCCGCTGTGCATAACAAGCGGCTTGGCACGTCGCTCAAGGGCGGCGAGTTCACGCCGTGGGAAGACATCCCCCCCGGCACCGATCTCCTGTTCTACGAAGGCCTGCACGGCGGCGTGGTGGACGCCAAGGCCGGCGTCGACGTCGCCAAGTGGGTGGATCTGCTGGTCGGCGTGGTGCCGATCGTCAATCTCGAATGGATCCAGAAAATTCAGCGCGACACCGCCGAACGCGGTTATTCCGCCGAGGCCGTGGTGGACACCATTCTGCGCCGCATGTACGACTACGTGCATTACATCACGCCGCAATTCTCGCGCTCGCACATCGACTTTCAGCGCGTGCCGGTGGTGGACACCTCCAATCCCTTCATCGCGCGCGACATCCCCACCGCAGACGAGAGCCTGGTCGTGATCCGTTTCCGCGACCCCAAGAACGTCGATTTCCCCTACTTTCTGAGCATGATCAACGGCTCGTTCATGTCCCGCCCCAACACCATCGTCGTGCCCGGCGGCAAGATGGGCTTCGCCATGGAAATCATCCTCACGCCGATAATTCACAAACTGCTTGAAAACAAAAAGAAAGCTTAAGCCGTTCGCGCCTTCCCGACAGTGAAATTCGCGCCGTTTTGGCGCGAAACTTGCTGTATCTTTATGATATGAAAAAGAAGATTGCCGTACAGGATCTTCAGCGCGGCATGTATGTCTCCGAGCTGGTGGGCCGCCATTGGCGCGAAACGCCGTTCCTGTTCCAGGGCTTCGAGATCCAGTCGGACGAACAGATCGAGGAAATCGGTCGCTATTGCCGGCACGTCTATATCGACACCGAACAGGGAATCGACGTGTCGTCGAGGCCCCGTCCGACCGCCAGCACATCGCCGATCCTGATTGTGCCTCCGGAGAAAAAAGAACCCATCATAAAATTTGAAAAGGTGATCGAACGGTTTGCGCCGGGTCACCGGCGCCCGCCGCGCTACCAGGACGTCACCACGCTCGAGGAGGAGATCGGCCACGCCCGGGAAATCGTCACCGAAACCCGCGAGGCCGTGTACGACATCATGACCGACGTGCGCCTCGGCCGCTCAATCAACACCACCGCCGCCAAGAAGGTCGTGGCCGACATGGTGGACAGCGTCATCCGCAATCCGGACGCGCTCATGTGCCTCAACCAGCTCAAGGACAAGGACGAGTACACCGCGCTGCACAGCCTGCGGGTCTGCGTGCTGGCACTGGCCTTTGGCCGGCACCTGGATCTCACGGACGAAGAACTGAATCTTCTCGGTATCGGCGCGCTGCTGCACGATATCGGCAAGATGAAAGTTCCGAATGACATCATCAACAAGCCGGGCAAGCTCACCGACGAGGAATTTTCCCTCATGAAGAGTCACGTCCCGCAGGGCGTCGGCATCCTCGAACAGACGCACGGCATCTCTTCCGTCTCCATCGATGTCGCGCGTTACCATCATGAACGTTACGCCGGCGGGGGCTACGCCAACGGATCCAAGGGCGATCAGATCGGACTCTTTGGATCCATCGGGGGCATCGTGGATTGCTACGACGCCATCACCTCGGATCGTTCTTACCATGCCGGGCTGTCAGCGCACGATGCGCTCACGAAAATGTACTCCTGGCGCGGCCGGGATTTCCAGCCGCTGCTGGTAGAGCAGTTCATCCAGTGCATGGGTATCTACCCCATCGGCAGCGTCGTCGAGCTCAACAATGGCAGTATCGGGGTGGTCGTCTCCATCAACCGCACGCGCCGCCTCAGACCCAAGGTGGCGATGGTACTCAATTCCGACAAAACGCCCTTCACACCGGCCAAGGTTATCGATCTCATGCACGAGGGATCCGAAGGCGCCCACCGGGGACTGGAGATCCGCAAGGTGCTGCCGCCGGGCGAGCACGGCGTGATTCCCACCAAATACATTCCCCTCGGCGCCTGATCGCCACGGGCGCGCCCGGGGCGCGCCCGCATGTGTAAAGATTTATTGTCCCTTGCGATACGACTGGCGCCCTGCGGGCGTGCTGCGCATAATACCCGCCGGCGCAGGGCGTTTGCCCTTTCGTTTTATACGGTAAATCACAGGAGAGTTCCGGATGAGTGACGCGTTGAATTATCTGGTCGGCGCCCGGCCCGAAGCGATGAAGGCCTATCTCAAGTTCCTGAAGGAAACGGGCAAATCGCTCGACCCCAAGACCCGCATGCTGATCACCGTCATCACCAAGATCGCGGTCCAGACCGAAGGCGGGCTCCGCCAGTATCTGCCGCGCGCGCTCGACGCCGGGGCCACGCCCAACGAGATCCTCGACGCCATTCTGCACGCCTTTCCCGCGCTCGGGCTGGCCAAGATCGTGTGGGCCGTCGATATCCTGCTCGACATGGATATCCCGGAGTTCCGCGCCGAGAATTTGGGCAAGGAAAAGCGCTGGCACGATGTCAAACCGGCAGACCAGATTCCGGAAGGCAAGATCACCTACTGCGACAGCGACGGGCGCAGCCTGTTCGTCTACCGCGTCAATGGCGAGTTCAGCGTCTACGACAGCCGCTGTCCGCATCAGGTCACCAATATTCCGCATCTGGCGCTGGAGGGTTTCCGGCTCACCTGCCCCAAGCATCATTGGGCCTTCGACATCAAAACCGGGGAGTGCGTGGAAAAGGGTAATCGGCCGCTGAAACGGTTCGAGTCCAAGGTGGAGAATGGCCGCTTGTTCGCACGCTGGTAAACCGCGATTCGGGTGGATGAACACGACATGACGGGATACTTCACCCCCGCGGAGATCGTCGCGCAGCTGCGGGACGACCGGCCGCGCGGGAAATGCCGGCACGAGGACAAACGCGCCGGGCTGACGACGCAGATACAGCAGGACATCGCGCGCCTGATCTGCACCGCGAGCGACACCAATTATTTCAGTTACCTCATCACCAAGCGCGGCGAACTGGCGCTGGTCATCGGCGTGCGCGGCGATCCGCAAAACCGCACCGTCACCCTCGAGCTCATCCGGCATCGCCGGCGCATCGCCTATTTTTCCTACAGCGATCCGGTACTGAGCATACAGGACCTGCGCCAGCGCAAAAGCATGACCGAACGCACGGGAGCCAATGCGCTCAGGATTCTCTCCGACGAAGGCTCGCTTACCCATCTGATCGCCATGCGCGCCCTGCTCTACGAGAAACTGCCCGCCAAGGGGCGAGCACTCACGCTGCTGGCGAATTGAGCGGCCAGGAACGCAGAATTTCGTAGCGCGCGCCGCCGGCATGTGTATGTGATCGCACCAGATGGAACCGGTTTATCTCCCACGCGCGGGGTTCCATGGAAGCAACGGCGTTATGCAGATGCGTCTTGCGTGCGAGCGTCAGGTGCGCCGCGTAGGGACGCTTCTCCGCATCATAGCCGCAAGCGACAAGCCCGGCATTCAGCTCCTGCACCAGCTGTATCAATAGCGATGGGGTCTGATTCGGACCCGCCCACAGGATGCCGGGCTTTGGCCAATAACCCATCTGTTCAAGCATCAGCGTGAAAGATGTGGCGCGAATCGCGGTGGCCGCCTGCTCGGCACATTCCCGGAACGACGCGTTAACCGAACCCAGGAAGGCCAGCGTCAGATGAATATTCTCCGGCGCCACGCGTCGGCCGGCGCCGCCGCGCAAAGCATTGCCGGCGAGCCGGTGAAGTTCGCGGCTCAATTCGGCCGGCGGCCACAGCGCAAAGAACAGTCGCTGTGTCGGCGTTGCTGGCAACGGTGTGGTGACAGGAGTCATCGGTAATCTGCGTAAACCCGGCGGAGCTTATACAGAAATAGTGACTCAGCGAAGTCACGACGACAACACGATCAAGGGAATATGGTGGGCCGTGGCAGATTCGAACTGCCGACCAACTGGTTAAAAGCCAGCTGCTCTACCGACTGAGCTAACGGCCCGCGCGGGAAGGGAAAAAACAGGAGGCGGCATTATCCAGAGGCGGCATCGACCTGTCAAACCAAACTGCGCGGGCAGTGACTGCCGGGTGTGGCGTGTTACGGGCCGGGAGCGGGCAGCAGCTTCATGTCCGCCAGTGACAGTCTCAGCGAGCGCCAGAACGGCTGCTCGTCAAGCATGTGGCCCTGCACCTTCATGGTCAGCGCCGCGCCGAAGATGATCGTGAACAGCGTGATCACCGAGCCGAACGCCAGCGTGGACATGCCGGTGACGCCCTGGCCGATGGTGCAACCGAGCGCGATGACGCCGCCAAAACCCATCAGCACGCCGCCGATGACGTGATTTACCATATCCTCGCGCGAGCTGAAGGTTTCGATGCGGAAAGTGCCCGACACCAAGGCATACAGAAACGAACCGGTGATGATGCCGAATACGGCGGCGATGCCGAAGTTGATGGTGGAGCCTGTATAGGTCATCAGGTAATTCAGGTTCTCCGCCACCGGCGCGACGAAGGTGTAGGACTCCAGCCGCACCGGCTCGAATTCGTCAAAGCCGAGTTTGCCGGTGATGTACCAGCCGGCGACGACGAGCAGGCCGATGCTGGTCCCGGCAAAAAGATTCTTGTAGCTGGCGAGGAATTCCCTGCTCGCCAGCGCATAGAGGGTGAAGCCGAGGCCGACGACGGCCGCCACCACCCAGCGTACCGCCTGCATGTCGGTCGCGCCGGCCAGTGATTGAATCAGTGTCGCGATGCCCTGATCCGGCACGTTGCGCGCGGCCAGGTCCAGGTTCGTGACCTCGATGGCGTTGATGCGCACCGGCGCAATCAGTCCGCGCAAGGTCATGTAAGCGGTGATGGCCATCAACAGCATCACCACCAGCGATTTCAGGTTACCGCCACCGAACCGCACCAGGGTGCGCTGCCCGCAGCCGCCGCCCAGGGTCATGCCGACGCCGAAGAGAAACCCGCCGAGGGCGTGACCGAGCCAGCCGAAATTGGCCGTGAGATAAATGGACTGGCCGAGGTCGACCACTCCCCATGCCTGCATCAGCTGCGTGCCGATGATGGCGACGCCGATGGCGAGAAACCACGCCCGCAGACGGTTCTTGTCGTCCATGTTCACCCAGTCGCTGACCGCGCCCATGGTGCAGAAATTGGTCTTGTTGGCGATGGCGCCGAACACCACGGCCGCCAGAAAACCCCACAGCGCCACGTTCTGAACATTACTCAGTTCCATAGATACCCCCGGTTATCGCCTTTAATGCAGAAAAAACCGACCATCAGAGACGTTACCGCCCGCCGCTTTATTCCTGGCCGTTCATGCCGGGGATTATTTTGCGTCGCTTTGACGTCTAGTGCCATACCACCTGTCTGTCCGGACTGATCTGGCATGACATTTTGGCACAGCCGGTAATGCTTTCCCCGGAAAACACGGGCGAGTAGAATCATTTTTTTCAGTCATTTTTCATGAGGTACGAAGATGCCGACGTTTGATAAAGAACTGGACACCTCGGGACTCAACTGCCCCATGCCCGTTATGAAAACCAAGAAAATGCTGCAATCACTGGAGGCAGGACAGGTGCTGCATCTGCTGGCCACGGATGTTGGCACCAAGAGCGATATTCCCGCCCTGGTGAACAAAACCGGCGATCAGATCGTCGAGACCAGCGAAGAAGGCGGCAAGTTTCACTTCTATATCAGGAAGGCTTCCTGAAATAAAAAAACCGGGCCCGCGCCCGGTTGCGGTGTGCGCTTTGGCCGCACAACTACAGCCAGGCGTGCACCGGGTGCTGTTCCACCAGATCGACAAAATCGCCGTAGCTCGCGACGCGGACCTCCTTGACGAGATTCGCCAGGCCGCGCGCCTTCAGATCGGCGTCGATGGCATAAACCGTGTGCCGTTTCACGGCCTGCTCGATCAGGGACGATTTCGCCGTTCCCGCGGATGCCGCGTACACGCCGTCTTCCAGCAACAGGATGACATCGCCCGGCTGCGCCACGCGCAGGCAATTTTCCAGCGAGCTGTTCTGGAATGGCGACTTGTTGACGGTATGGAGCATGGGAATTTCCTAGAATGACACGATGCTGTGCTGCGCCGCCATCATCGCAGCGATCTCGGCGCTGTCCAGGACCCGGGGCCGGATCGGCGCGTCGGTCTCTTCGTCCCTGCCGATCGTGATGATCGCATCCTCGGAAATATTCCGGTCCTTGAGCGACTGCCGATCGACGTAAACTTTCGTCACCTCCCAGTCCACCAGGGCGCCGAGCGAGGCCATGAAGCCCTTGATACCGAGTCCCTTCGTGTCCTGGCCCGGGTGCAGGGCCAGCACGCCGTCATCCAGGAACACCACCGACAGTTCCATGTCGTAGGTCGCGAAGATGAACATGACCTCGATGGATTCCTGCACGTAGATGCTGCCGTGCGGCGCCTTGCGCACCGTCACCATGACCTTTTTTCCCGTCGCCGCCATCAGATCCGCCCTGTATCAGTCGCCAAAAGTGACCAGCCGGTCGGCTTCGTCGATCAGGCTCGCCAGCTGGCCCAGACCCGAGATGCGGATATTCGGCACCAGCACCTCGTTGGTGATGCCGCGGCGCTTGGCCGCGGCGACGCAGACGATCATGTCGATGCCGGTCGCGCCCAGTTCCGACCAGCGTTTGGAGATATGCCGGTCGTCCTGCGGCGGATCCATGAGCCGGGTGGCGTTGTACACGCCGTCGTCGTAGAAAAAGATGCCGCGGATGGTATGGCCCTTGGCGAGGGCGGCCTGGATGAAGTTGTACGCGCTGTCAGAGGCTTCGTGATTGTAGGGGCCTTCCAGAACCAGAACCGATAATTTCATGCCCGCTCCGAAATACGTGAACCGCGTTCAGTACCGCCCGGGACAACTCCTCGAAAGGATAATCGAATATTGCCAATATCGAAGCGGAATGCCAAGCCCGCGACATCAACGGTAACGGGTGGGATCGGCGATGCCGGCCTCGGCAAACCCCTGCGCGCGCAGGCGGCAGGCGTCGCAATGGCCGCAGGCGAGCCCCGCGGCGTCCGGGTCGTAGCACGACAGCGTGAGCGCGTAATCAACGCCCAGGCGCGCGCCGCTGCGAATGATTTCATGTTTATGCATTTT
The DNA window shown above is from Sulfuricaulis limicola and carries:
- the thpR gene encoding RNA 2',3'-cyclic phosphodiesterase — its product is MTPVTTPLPATPTQRLFFALWPPAELSRELHRLAGNALRGGAGRRVAPENIHLTLAFLGSVNASFRECAEQAATAIRATSFTLMLEQMGYWPKPGILWAGPNQTPSLLIQLVQELNAGLVACGYDAEKRPYAAHLTLARKTHLHNAVASMEPRAWEINRFHLVRSHTHAGGARYEILRSWPLNSPAA
- a CDS encoding phosphoribulokinase; the protein is MSKKHPIISITGSSGAGTSTVKVAFEHIFRRSQINPAIVEGDSFHRYNRAEMRQAMIKAEAEGNRNFSHFGPEANIFEELEKQFKTYGETGTGKKRYYLHNDDEAAVHNKRLGTSLKGGEFTPWEDIPPGTDLLFYEGLHGGVVDAKAGVDVAKWVDLLVGVVPIVNLEWIQKIQRDTAERGYSAEAVVDTILRRMYDYVHYITPQFSRSHIDFQRVPVVDTSNPFIARDIPTADESLVVIRFRDPKNVDFPYFLSMINGSFMSRPNTIVVPGGKMGFAMEIILTPIIHKLLENKKKA
- the soxA gene encoding sulfur oxidation c-type cytochrome SoxA gives rise to the protein MKKILLILAALGVAAGTLSAAMADPASDLKQFQAFFKKKFPTVPFDQYSNGLYVLPGMDEYREQWTLINEFPPYELGLSLGKKMWDTPFKNGKTYASCFKNGGKNIAQGYPYWDEATQKVRTAEMDLMDCARSNGENFSFLSADLSKDQGPRVQLAQLTAYFYSLSQGQRIKIDLSSPGAVKAYEDGKKFWWQRRGQLNFACSNCHMDLAGKNFGGNQPLSAALGHTTAWPAQRLEWGRLETIHQRYATCNSQVRAKPFKHGSEIYNHLQLYETYMSSGLPLTAPAMRN
- a CDS encoding YeeE/YedE family protein, with the translated sequence MELSNVQNVALWGFLAAVVFGAIANKTNFCTMGAVSDWVNMDDKNRLRAWFLAIGVAIIGTQLMQAWGVVDLGQSIYLTANFGWLGHALGGFLFGVGMTLGGGCGQRTLVRFGGGNLKSLVVMLLMAITAYMTLRGLIAPVRINAIEVTNLDLAARNVPDQGIATLIQSLAGATDMQAVRWVVAAVVGLGFTLYALASREFLASYKNLFAGTSIGLLVVAGWYITGKLGFDEFEPVRLESYTFVAPVAENLNYLMTYTGSTINFGIAAVFGIITGSFLYALVSGTFRIETFSSREDMVNHVIGGVLMGFGGVIALGCTIGQGVTGMSTLAFGSVITLFTIIFGAALTMKVQGHMLDEQPFWRSLRLSLADMKLLPAPGP
- a CDS encoding Rieske 2Fe-2S domain-containing protein, giving the protein MSDALNYLVGARPEAMKAYLKFLKETGKSLDPKTRMLITVITKIAVQTEGGLRQYLPRALDAGATPNEILDAILHAFPALGLAKIVWAVDILLDMDIPEFRAENLGKEKRWHDVKPADQIPEGKITYCDSDGRSLFVYRVNGEFSVYDSRCPHQVTNIPHLALEGFRLTCPKHHWAFDIKTGECVEKGNRPLKRFESKVENGRLFARW
- the soxZ gene encoding thiosulfate oxidation carrier complex protein SoxZ gives rise to the protein MADIQTKIRTKTQGDMTDVLVLIDHPMETGQRPDPKDKDKKVPAHYIQKLNFSLNGKEIASTDLGPAVSKDPLIGIKLKGVKPGDKIKVTWSDNQGQSGNGEATAG
- a CDS encoding HD-GYP domain-containing protein codes for the protein MKKKIAVQDLQRGMYVSELVGRHWRETPFLFQGFEIQSDEQIEEIGRYCRHVYIDTEQGIDVSSRPRPTASTSPILIVPPEKKEPIIKFEKVIERFAPGHRRPPRYQDVTTLEEEIGHAREIVTETREAVYDIMTDVRLGRSINTTAAKKVVADMVDSVIRNPDALMCLNQLKDKDEYTALHSLRVCVLALAFGRHLDLTDEELNLLGIGALLHDIGKMKVPNDIINKPGKLTDEEFSLMKSHVPQGVGILEQTHGISSVSIDVARYHHERYAGGGYANGSKGDQIGLFGSIGGIVDCYDAITSDRSYHAGLSAHDALTKMYSWRGRDFQPLLVEQFIQCMGIYPIGSVVELNNGSIGVVVSINRTRRLRPKVAMVLNSDKTPFTPAKVIDLMHEGSEGAHRGLEIRKVLPPGEHGVIPTKYIPLGA
- the soxB gene encoding thiosulfohydrolase SoxB, which translates into the protein MSLSRREFLQMLAMGAAAGLVLEGGLNGRKAFAGDKKPADLYDVAPFGNVTLLHMTDSHAQLIPTYYREPNINIGVGAARGKPPHLVGEALLKHFNIKPGSIEAHAFTFLDFEQAARRYGKVGGYAHLATLVKKLRASRPGRTLFLDGGDTWQGSATALWTKGQDMVDAQKLLGVDIMTAHWEFTYGAERVKEIVEKDLKGQIEFLAQNVNDATWGELIFKPYVIREINKVPVAIIGQAFPYTPIANPRYMIPDWSFGINDDHMQKMVDEVRAKGAQVVAVLSHNGMDVDLKMASRVRGIDVILGGHTHDAVPAPSLVKNAGGQTLVINSGSNSKYLAVLDLDVRNGKVADYRFKMLPVFANLLPPDKEMTAYIEKVRAPYASKLGEKLAVTEGLLYRRGNFNGTFDQLIIDALLAVQGADIAFSPGFRWGTTLLPGDAITMEHLMDQTAITYATATVNHLTGEQIKIILEDIADNLYHTDPYYQQGGDMVRVGGLQYTLDINQTHGKRIQNPTVKGKPLDAGRKYKVAGWASVQPIEPGKPVWDVVAEYLRAAKTVRVGQPYIPRLKGASGNPGYAV
- the soxY gene encoding thiosulfate oxidation carrier protein SoxY translates to MTSILRAQATHFCLANEIIQIPEDPVTHLPRRLFLKNTLATAVLVGVGSAGLFRPGWALAAEWPKDAFAAKQLDEAIRAVFGPGAPSPSTAVKLRVPTQAENSAQVQIQVLAEMPNVEAIAVFVEKNPSPLVAHASFSGAEGYFSARMKMGQTSDVVAVVKAGGKLYSAKQNVKVTVGGCGG
- the soxX gene encoding sulfur oxidation c-type cytochrome SoxX, with protein sequence MQKITHIVLTGTATVLLGLGTLLAAPAVLAAGKAPDSKVCNDKDNPPKDAVTQGGCIVLNRTKGNCMGCHEIAGTSSGNIATKMENVAKRWPDKAKLREQIYDASKANPNTVMPPFGRHNILTPDEIDKVVEFVLTL